One part of the Penaeus monodon isolate SGIC_2016 unplaced genomic scaffold, NSTDA_Pmon_1 PmonScaffold_63, whole genome shotgun sequence genome encodes these proteins:
- the LOC119571437 gene encoding zinc finger protein 778-like, with protein sequence MVITCFWVATTKNFDFDCSISVHGRCTRGSGACVWAAPLIGKPCYKGTTGKQRTTDEYKILRIGLMLTLSSLPDWMTLALLTDEEIYGIGKLRHERNEKDLCILIQDSTDIDDVCYKKIHPINFNDKPYRCQICNKTFTDTCSISRHMKAHTKTKPYNRKICNKTFSGKGHLMDHIRVHTEEEAYIICNTKFSRKRNIGSRMGVHANEKPYSC encoded by the exons ATGGTCATCACGTGTTTTTGGGTGGCGACCACCAAGAACTTTGATTTTGACTGTAGTATTTCGGTGCATGGTCGG TGCACTAGAGGATCGGGAGCTTGTGTGTGGGCCGCTCCCCTTATTGGcaaaccttgctacaaagggacaacaggtaagcagcgcaccacAGACGAATACAAAATTCTCAGGATAggacttat GTTAACATTGAGTTCCTTGCCGGACTGGATGACCTTAGCCCTACTCACGGATGAGGAAATATATGGCATAGGGA AGCTCAggcatgaaagaaatgaaaaggacttGTGTATCTTGATTCAGGATTCAACTGACATTGATGACGTTTGTTACAAGAAAATCCATCCTATTAATTTCAATGACAAACCATACAGATGTCAAATTTGCAACAAGACCTTCACTGACACATGCAGTATATCAAGGCACATGAAAGCACATACAAAAACGAAGCCATACAACCGTAAAATTTGCAATAAGACCTTCTCAGGGAAAGGTCATCTAATGGATCACATAAGAGTACATACAGAAGAGGAAGCATACATT ATTTGTAATACGAAATTCTCACGCAAAAGAAATATAGGAAGCCGTATGGGAGTACATGCAaatgagaagccatacagctgttaG